In the genome of Hyphomicrobium sp. ghe19, the window CCTCTCCTTGCATGAGATTGAGGCTGCGGCGCATACCGACAATCGCGTCGACGTGCTCGATCAGCATCGGGCACTCTTCGACACATGCGCGGCATGTCGTGCAGGACCAAACCGTCTCCGCTTCAATGAGTTTTGGGACGATCGTTTCGGAAAGCGACCCGCGATGGTATCCGATCGGGATGCCTGGATAGGGTCTTCCCGCGTAGGCGCTATCGTTCGAGCCCGATAGCCCGGCGACAAGATCTTGAATGAACTTTTTCGGATTGAGCGGCTGGCCCGCCGCAAACGCCGGACAGGATTGCTCGCATTTTCCGCATTCCACGCACGCGTCGAAACTCAGGAGCTCCGTCCATAGAAAATCAGACGGCTTGCGCGCTCCGAAATCGTGATTGCTCAATGCCAGCGGCGCCAGCGCGGTCGACCGCACACCCGCGAAGCGCTCGGGCCGAGGATGGAATGCGAGATGCAGAAGCCCTGCGACCGCGTGCTTCATCGGACCGCCTGTGCCGATGCCGAGCGCAAGTTCTGACGATCCTGCCAACAGGAGCAGAAGCGCCGCGATGGCTATTCCAGCGGACAGCGTCTGCGATGGGATCAACGTCAGAAGAGCAAGCCCGAGGGCGAACGCAGTCAACGTATACGGCAACCTGTTCCAAGCGCCCCCGGACAGTCTCAGTGGCGGATGACGCCGTCTCATCCAGACGAAATATACGCCGGTCAGCATAACGATTGCGGCGAGCAGAATGGCCCAGTCCAGCACAGGCGCATAAAGTCCGAGGCCGTAGTTGATCGCCACAAGCACCAGGGCCGCAAATGCGCCGCCCGCGGTGGCGATATGCGTATTCGCGATGTAAGGATCGCGGGCGACGACATGATGCAAATCGACGAAGTACCGTTTGGGAACGGTCAAAAGGCCCGTCCATTCGACGGTGGCTTCGCGGCCCGTTCGCCACAGTCGTGCCCGGCGCGCCAAACCTATCGCCAGCGTCGCGACAGACACCCAAAAGAGTACCGTGACGGCAACCGCAACGGACACGATCAGAAATCCTTACACAGCCGGAGCGAGTCGTAGATAGCGGCGTGAATATTGTGCATCGAGACGCAATCGCCGACGCGGAACAGAAGAAAGCGCTCGCCGTCCGTCGCTTCCTCAAGCGCGGGCTGCGGTTGAGCGGCATACAGCGATGGGAGATCCACCTGCCCGCGATTGAGAGATCGATCCTTCAGCGATGTGTAAAGCTCGGTATTCGGCGTGATGCCGTTTTCGATGACGACCTGATCGACGACACGTTCTTCAAGCTCATCGGTATATTCGTTGCGCAGCACGGCGACCTTCTTGTTGCCTTCCGCGTAGACACGATCGAGCCAGAAATTCGGGGTCGGAATGATGCCTTGCGCATAGAGGCGCCGGTAGAAGATCGGAAATGTCGTGCCGCCGACGTCGTCGGAGACCTTCGTATCCGGTGTTACGATCTCGACGGTTGCACCGCGACTGGCGAGAAAATCCGCGGTGCCGAATCCGGCGTGCGCGCTGATGCCGTCGTAAATGAGAACGTTTTCGGCAGGCGCCACTTTCTCCGAAAGGATATCCCAGGAGCTGACGGATAGCCCGTCCTTCGCGCCCCAGTTCGCGACCTGATCGGTGAAGCTCCGGCCGCCGGTGGCGAGAACGACGATGTCGGGCTGCTCACTCAGCACCATCTCGGGCGTCGCTTCCGTTTCCAGTCGCCGGTCGACGCCAAGGCGTTTGGTTTCGAGATCGAACCAGCGGACGATGCCCGCCATCTGCTCGCGCTGCGGCGCCTTCGCTGCGAGGTTGATTTGGCCACCGACCGCCGAACTGCGTTCGAACAAAACGACGTCATGGCCGCGCGATCGCGATACGCGAGCGGCCTCGAGACCGGCCGGTCCGCCGCCGACGACCACCACGCGCCGTTTTCTTGCGCCCTTGGCCGGCGTAATGACGTGAGGCATCGTCGCTTCGCGTGACGTCGCAGCGTTTTGGACGCAAAGCGTGTCGGAGCCGGAATACATCCTGTCGATGCAGTAGTTGGCGCCGACGCATTGACGGATCTGGTCTTCCCGTCCTTCGCGCACCTTCTTCATGATATGCGGATCGGCGATATGCGCGCGGGTCATGCCGACCATATCGACGAGGCCGTTCGCGAGGATGCGTTCCGCCTGCGTGATGTCGCGGATGCCCTGGGCGTGCAGGATGGGAACGTCCACGACGGACTTTATACCGGCGGCAAGGTGCACGAACGGCTCGGGCGGCAGCGCCATCGGCGGCATGCAATTCGCCAGCGTGTTATGCGTATCTGCGCCTGAACCGATCACGCTGATGAAATCGATCATGCCCGTTTCGGACATGCGTTGTGCGATTTCCTTGAGGACTTCGTGATCAAGTCCATCCTCATGGAACTCATCGGCGCACATACGAAGCCCGACACAGAAGTCGCGGCCGACGGCTTCGCGCACGGCGGTCAGCACCGCGAGACCGAACCGCATGCGGTTCTCAAGGCTGCCGCCCCATTCGTCCGTGCG includes:
- a CDS encoding (Fe-S)-binding protein, encoding MSVAVAVTVLFWVSVATLAIGLARRARLWRTGREATVEWTGLLTVPKRYFVDLHHVVARDPYIANTHIATAGGAFAALVLVAINYGLGLYAPVLDWAILLAAIVMLTGVYFVWMRRRHPPLRLSGGAWNRLPYTLTAFALGLALLTLIPSQTLSAGIAIAALLLLLAGSSELALGIGTGGPMKHAVAGLLHLAFHPRPERFAGVRSTALAPLALSNHDFGARKPSDFLWTELLSFDACVECGKCEQSCPAFAAGQPLNPKKFIQDLVAGLSGSNDSAYAGRPYPGIPIGYHRGSLSETIVPKLIEAETVWSCTTCRACVEECPMLIEHVDAIVGMRRSLNLMQGEVPGTAPETLSNLRETETQGGHAKAARYNWAVDLDVPVAEPGKPIDLLLVAGEGAFDMRYQRTLRALVKLMKAARLDFAVLGERERDTGDTARRLGDEATFQFLAKRNIETFASLDFKRIVTSDPHVLHSLRNEYSALGGKYTVIHHTALLAELAERGKLQLGKSPEVRALTYHDPCYLGRYNGETEAPRALLRKLGIEVREMERSGLRGRCCGGGGGAPLTDIPAKQRIPDIRMGDARDVGADVIAVACPQCTAMLEGVAGAHAEVLDIAELAAASLEAQA
- a CDS encoding NADH:flavin oxidoreductase yields the protein MRYPSIFTPIKLNQLTLPNRIYSTAHAEVYAEAGGMPGDRYIRYYEEKAKGGLGMAICGGSSPVSIDVPQGSWRPVNLTTDRVIEPMARLAETVHRHGMKIMIQATHMGRRSVYAGDPWPHLSSPSGIREFVHRGNSKAIEIEDIRRIIGDFAAAAKRVQASGFDGIEISAAHQQLIDQFWSPRSNMRTDEWGGSLENRMRFGLAVLTAVREAVGRDFCVGLRMCADEFHEDGLDHEVLKEIAQRMSETGMIDFISVIGSGADTHNTLANCMPPMALPPEPFVHLAAGIKSVVDVPILHAQGIRDITQAERILANGLVDMVGMTRAHIADPHIMKKVREGREDQIRQCVGANYCIDRMYSGSDTLCVQNAATSREATMPHVITPAKGARKRRVVVVGGGPAGLEAARVSRSRGHDVVLFERSSAVGGQINLAAKAPQREQMAGIVRWFDLETKRLGVDRRLETEATPEMVLSEQPDIVVLATGGRSFTDQVANWGAKDGLSVSSWDILSEKVAPAENVLIYDGISAHAGFGTADFLASRGATVEIVTPDTKVSDDVGGTTFPIFYRRLYAQGIIPTPNFWLDRVYAEGNKKVAVLRNEYTDELEERVVDQVVIENGITPNTELYTSLKDRSLNRGQVDLPSLYAAQPQPALEEATDGERFLLFRVGDCVSMHNIHAAIYDSLRLCKDF